From the genome of Fulvia fulva chromosome 12, complete sequence:
GATTCTCAGCATACCAAATCCAAAAACATCTGGGCGGCGGCAGTATGAGTGGCATAGGCGCAATACCACCCAGTCAGAACTCGCCCGTACCGAATAGAGGTCGGGATGCGCGCGAGTCCATGAATGCGGTGAGGTCAAGGGCGAGCATGTTACACAGCCGAGCTCGGTCACGGAACCAAAAGACGACCTTTGAAGCATCGCCAAACCGCGACCTGGATGTGAGGAGGATATCAGAGGCAGATGAGAACACATCGCAGCACGCAGAATTGGAGGCTCCACCGGCGCCTTTCGCGAACGACGATCAGGCCGATAGTCCACTAGTCAGGACTCCTGAAGATAAGCTGGCAGGGTTCTTCCCTGCGCCGCCAGCGGACAACTCGATCGGCGCGACTTTGAACGGACCTGTTGAGGAGCCTTTCACGCCGGGAGGTAGCCTGGCCAACGATGAGCACGAGGAGCCAACGTCGACAATCAAGCGGGGGCAGTCAGTGCGCATGGCCAGAGACTACACTCCTCCAGTATCTCAATTTCTGCCAGAAGACTCCCCCCAGCCAGGGAAACAGCTCACACTCTTCTTGCAATACAAAAGCAAGATCAAGAAGTTTGTGCTCCCCGACGGAGGTCAACTCACTTTGGCTAGGTTGCAGTTGGCCTTCATCGAGAAGTTCAATTGGAATACTCACAACAACGGCGTCGACCTTCCCGATATATATATTCAGGACCCAGTGTCTGGGGTACGTCACGAGCTTGACGACATCAATGATGTCAAGGAACGTGCTGTGTTGGTGTTGAACGTCGAAGCGCTCGATGAAGTCAAACGCCACTTCGACGATGGCATTGGTGGTCTGCGGCGCATCGTCGAAGGCATCAAGACGAGCGTCGATGATCAGCAATCAGCGTTGCAAAGAGTGTCCGAGCGGCAGCAGGAGACCGCAAAGGAGCTTGCAAGCCTGGCTGCGGCACCTCCACCCGTCGCGGCATCTCGACCATCTAGCACACCAACCACTGCCGCGAGAGGCTTGTCCGGAAACCTTAAAGAGGTGCAGTCATTACGCCGCGACCTTGCGGTCGTGCGTCAGACATACAAATCTTTCATGGCAGACACCGAGTCAATGATGTCTACCCTGCGCTCAAAGGCCCTCGGCGTCAAGAAGGCTGCAGCAGACACTCTGATTCCCGACATGGATGAGGCAACCGGGCGCTCCTATGTCAACAAAGGCAAGAAAACCCTCGGAACCGACAGTGAACGCATCGTCGATCGTGTCGACAGCCTCCAGGACATCGTCGAAGACCTGCGCAAAGACGTCGTGCAACGTGGTGTCAGACCGCTTGCACGGCAGCTCGAGGatgtcagcaaggacatCAGCACCGCCACTGCAGAGCTCAAAAAGATGCAAGAGTTCCTCAAGCGCGAGAAGCCCATCTGGACAAAGATCTGGGAGAAGGAGCTGCAGGTTGTCTGTGATGACCGAGACTTGCTCACCATGCAAGAAGAGCTTGCGGCTGATCTTGAAGATGACCTCGACAAAGCAGCGCAGACTTTCGCGCTGGTCGAACAAGCGACGAAACAGCAGAACCTGGCGAACCCGAATGGGCATGTCGGCGGATCGCGGTCCTCAAGCAGAACTCTCGCCATCGACCAAGGCGCCGACCCGCACAAAGCCAAAGACGGCGTCCTGGGTGAAGTCCGAGCGCTTCAACCCAACCACGAGTCTCGATTGGAAGCCATCGAGCGTGCTGAACGAGCTCGGCAACGCGAGCTCGAGAATCGTCAAGGCGGTGAGTTTCAGCGCGAACTCGGCAACTTCGTCGAGGAAGGCAAGCTCAAAAAGACTGGTGGGCACGAAGAAGTTGAGCGCATCCGCCAGCAGCGCGAAGAGAAAGCCCGTCAAGAAGCTGCCGATCTCGCCGAGCAACGACGTAGGGAAGGCAGAAAGCGACAAGAGGAggttgctgctgctgctgctgccgAGACAGCCGCTGCAGAACCACAAGCGCCTGTGGACGAAGTCATTGACAATGGAGACAAGCTCGAAATTCCCACTGAGCCTCACAGCGAGAGTCACAGCCCCGAGCCGAACTTCGAGGATGCCAAGGAAGAGGTCAACACTCCTTCGACAGAGGCAGCGCCGTAGGAAGGTGCGGTCTACATTGACAGAGCGGTGCTTGATTCGACTCCGCTTATCAACGGGACGCCGAAGGGGTGCTGGCAATGGGGTTTATAGGGCGTTCGGTGTACAGAATGCCTTCGCAGTAGAGGGTAGATAAGTTGGAGGTAATGTGTGACGAGGATGTGGATGTGGTACGGTGCTGTGGATTGAAGTACAGTCACAAGAACCGCAGTCGTTGCCTTGGTCGTACGACTTGAAATAGAGAGTGGTGCACAACAGGATAGCAAACACGTCTCATCCTCCCTCAAACGGTAAGTCTTACAGCCTGGATAGTTCGTTTCGAGAAACGCTGTGGCTCGTGTCACCATCATCACAGCAGTACAGCATCAGAAATGCGTGGCTATGCACGAAGGACGAAGAACGAGGATCCTAGCGCAAAGAACGCCCCAAAGCCTCTTCCTAACATCCAGAATCCCCACCAACACCTCACACTCATTCTCCATCAGCGTCACAAACACCCGTCCATCCAATATCATGATCTCCCTCCACCACACCGCCCGCCTGCCCCGCAACGTCCGCACCTTTGGAGGCGACTGGGAACTCAAGTCGCAATGGAAGCTGGAGTACTTCTTGCGGAAAGCGCGTTCGATCTGTCGAACTACCTCGAGGTGCATTGTTGAGAGATGTCGGTGGGCCTGGTATTCGGTGACTTGTCGGAGGAAGAGGGATGGGTATGAGGATTTGGAGATGCAGGATGCAGGGGCTGGAGTGGATAGAGTAGGTGAAATGGATGATGGGAGGAGGGTCAGGGGTGGGGTGTTGAGGGGGAAGAGGAAGGGGTGAGTACAATTTGCTTCATGGGTGAAATTGTATGTATTGATGAGGTTGTACGTGTAGGTTTTGGGGTTGGTTCGTGTGATTGAGCGAGTTGGATCTGAGGTTTTGTTGGGGGTCAGCGCAAGGAGCTATCGGATTAGCGGTGAACTTAAGCAGGCCAATGTCGATGTACTTGCACTGGGCTGGGAAAAGGTGATGTCGACGAATAGGTGTATAGTAGTTGGCTGTATAGTAGTAGACATTATTTGGTCCTATTTCCTCGTTGTATATGCCCAGTATCCCGTTCCGAAGCAAATCACGTTCAGACATGCCATCCAAGCACTCATTGTGGACTGATAGCCCTGCTTTCCGCCCCTGTCAGCAACGGCTCTATCATTCTTCAAGAAGCAATTTGTTCTCCAGCCCTGCACGCCAAAGACATCGGTCAAGTTGGCGAAGTATGTCACAGCCCTGCACTCAGGGGGACCTGTTCCGTCGTTGTAGAGATCGCACTCGTGAAGACAAGCTTCGACGCTTTACACCACtctcgagtatatactatTCATGGTGTGCTCAGGGTCGTAGTAGGAAAGGGCCCCATTGCGGTATCTGGTATTGCACTCCTCGACGAAGGCTGTGCCAGCCGAAGACTGCATGGTTGACTCCAGGCACGCATCGGGTTGCGAATTGTTGACGCCGTCTTTCTTGGTAGCACCGCATGTGCACTCAGTAGCGAAGCAAGTCGGAAATAGGTCGTAGGACAGTTCAGGGAAGTTGTGAATCGATCAGCAGCCTCTTTCAGGTGGCTCAAAAGTACTTGTTGCGCAGCGCGTGCGTAGACACTACAGCATCTGCGGACTGTCATACCCTACAGCTATAGCTGTCAGTATTTCCGACGATCGACGCGTTTGGGGATCTCCCAGATGTCATTTGACTGCCATCGCAGCACCACAGCGGCGGATTGATCGTTTCACAGTCAAGGCCGTGTACATGCCTCGTGGAAGCACGTACGCCATCGAAAGCGCCATGATAGTCGCAGCCGCACGACGACAAGATATCGTACACCATGACAGCAGTGTGCATGATCATGGAGGGTCAGAGATATGGTGAACAAGACTGTAATGTGGATGTCGTTGTAGTCGAGGGCTAGACTACATAGACCAAGGCAAGCACGGCCAGATGGGAAAGACGGCCGAGAACGAAGTTTG
Proteins encoded in this window:
- a CDS encoding Bud site selection protein 6 — its product is MDDLHLSLLDTAHCLRAPLCKLPFDFFGILCALVYTGRRRDIVSSGVTFSRSTAQCTRSTAAFGQLPRRQTQIYTTPAAHINTSAGAPRDITMNGTATTAAMSQEEQSQRGSGGSSFTSTRSTSGRSRQQNPQQQLSTIEKSVTHLLVATKQLLETLTMWSTQRASESEVSDVYVRLGYEFNIACRAFNAIGVETNDLGPVPDMLRGILEETLSQDASQQSLEKYLPRIRDIIINLLHGLKKKQQRLRQRSNREGAGESSTRPPRQASTASTLSIATNLTEQLENIPSRYSSQRSFAQRQGSGDLSGPDLPPRTTSVPGGRTSPKRHGLSPQNSISVQQPQQDSLSTSASTSSLSSNTMQNIPVIAPYPEGDTMPTNQGYGQDQSSPERPKPPPKANDALTALQRGGELERRASRRFSAYQIQKHLGGGSMSGIGAIPPSQNSPVPNRGRDARESMNAVRSRASMLHSRARSRNQKTTFEASPNRDLDVRRISEADENTSQHAELEAPPAPFANDDQADSPLVRTPEDKLAGFFPAPPADNSIGATLNGPVEEPFTPGGSLANDEHEEPTSTIKRGQSVRMARDYTPPVSQFLPEDSPQPGKQLTLFLQYKSKIKKFVLPDGGQLTLARLQLAFIEKFNWNTHNNGVDLPDIYIQDPVSGVRHELDDINDVKERAVLVLNVEALDEVKRHFDDGIGGLRRIVEGIKTSVDDQQSALQRVSERQQETAKELASLAAAPPPVAASRPSSTPTTAARGLSGNLKEVQSLRRDLAVVRQTYKSFMADTESMMSTLRSKALGVKKAAADTLIPDMDEATGRSYVNKGKKTLGTDSERIVDRVDSLQDIVEDLRKDVVQRGVRPLARQLEDVSKDISTATAELKKMQEFLKREKPIWTKIWEKELQVVCDDRDLLTMQEELAADLEDDLDKAAQTFALVEQATKQQNLANPNGHVGGSRSSSRTLAIDQGADPHKAKDGVLGEVRALQPNHESRLEAIERAERARQRELENRQGGEFQRELGNFVEEGKLKKTGGHEEVERIRQQREEKARQEAADLAEQRRREGRKRQEEVAAAAAAETAAAEPQAPVDEVIDNGDKLEIPTEPHSESHSPEPNFEDAKEEVNTPSTEAAP